The DNA region TTCAAGTCTTGTTAGGCCCACCATAAATGTCAATCTTAGCCTATTTTAAATCTTTTTATTATCTTATACTATGAATACCATTATATATAATTAAAACAAGATATAAGAAAAATATTATTTAATGGAAAATTCAAAAACTTTATTTTTTATTATAAATTTTAATAAATTACATTTTTATATATTTAATAATTGATTTTAGATTTTTTAAATTGATAAGTCATATTAAATTATAAAAATTAAATAATAATTACTTATGTGAAATTTATGATTATTTTATTTATTAATTTATGAATCTTTCATATTTTTAACAATGGTTTTTTATTGATTTGATATTTTTGAATTATATTTAATATAAATAATTATTAAATTAAAAATATAATTCTTATTGAAGTATTTTAAGTTCAAGAGTTTTAATTAAAATCATAATTTATTTTTTATTGATTTGATAAATAAAATTATTAGCTTGATTGTGTAAGAAGATTGGAGTGATTGATTAATACATGTTTTAAGAAAATTAGGATTTTTGGGTTTTATAAAATTAAATATTTAAAATTTCTAGTGTATTTTTGAAACATTATTTAATTTATATACTTATTTTTGTAATATTTTTACTATTTTTTAATTTTATTATTAGATATCTCATTTAATATAAGTTATTTTTAATAAAAAATGTTTATTTTTGAAACTTATATTATTTTTGTTTGGTAAAAATATAATTTTTTAATTAAACACAAGTGTTTATAAAATATTATAAATTAAATACCAAAAAGGAGGAAATTTTAATGATAAAAAAAGTAATTTATATTATTTTATTATTTGCAAGTGTTCTTTTTGCTTTTACAATAGAAGAAAAGTTGGCCAAAGAACAGAATTTTATTTATAATGCTGGTGCTGCTCCTCAATCTTTAGATCCTGCTAAGGTAGAAGGAGTTCCTGAGGGGGTATTTGCTAGAAGTTTGTTTGAAACTTTGGTTATTTCTGATGAAAACGATAAGCTTATACCTGGAGTAGCTTTGACTTGGAATCATAGCGATGATTATAAAACTTGGACTTTTAATCTTAGGAAAGATGCTAAATGGTCTAATGGGGATAATGTTACGGCTAAAGATTTTGTTTTTGCTTGGAGAAGATTAGTTGATCCTAAGACTGCTTCACCTTATGCATCTTTTTTAACTTATATGAAGCTTCTTAATGCTTCAGCTATTTTAAATGGTCAAATGAGTCCTGAAGCATTAGGTGTAGAGGCTAAAGATGACTATACTTTGGTTTTGCATTTAGAAGATTCTGTGCCTTTTGCAGATCTTTTAACTGAATTTTATGTACTTTCTCCTGTTCCGCAAAAATTAGTAGAAAAATTAGGAGATGCTTGGAGTGAACCTAAAAATATAGTGGGTAATGGAGCTTTTAAATTAGATTCTTTGGTGCTTAATGAAGAAGCTAAATTATCTAAAAATCCTTATTATTGGGATGTTAAAAAAGTCTTACTTGATAAGTTGACTTTGCTTCAAATTCAAAATTCTTCGGTAGCTTATACAAGATACAGATCAGGAAAACTTGATGTAGGTGAATTTCCTTTAGAACTTTTAGATAGTGTACATAAAGATTATGCTCAAGAATTAAATATAGGACCGGTTTTATGTACTTATTTTTATGAATTTAATGTTAAAAATCCACCTTTTGATAATATAAAAGTACGTCAAGCTCTTTCTATGGCTTTAGATAGAAATATTATCACAGATAAAATTTTAAGACAGGGACAAATTCCTGCTTTTGTTTTTTCTCCACCTGCTATTAATGCAGCTGAATTTATTTCATTACCGCAATGGTCTAAATGGGATGATAATAAACGTCATAAAGAGGCTATTAAACTTCTTAATGAGGCAGGATATAATAAAGATAATCCTTTAAATTTTACTCTTTTATATAATACTAATGAAGATCATAAAAAACTAGCTATAGCTGCTTCTTCTATATGGAAACAAAATTTAGGAAGTATAATTAATATTAAATTACAAAATCAAGAATGGAAAACCTTTCTTTCAACTAGACATTTAGGACAACATCAAATGGCTAGAGCGGGTTGGTGTTCTGATTATGATGAAGCTAGTAGTTTTTTAAATACTTTTTTATCAGACTCATCTAATAATACTTCAGGTTTTAAAAATGTTCAGTATGATAAGGCTATTAAACAAGCTTATAAAGCAAAAACTGAAGAACAAAGAGCTCGATTTTACGCACAAGCAGAAGAAATTTTAGATCAAGAAGTTCCTTTAATACCTGTTTATTTTTATACAAAAAGTCAACTTGTAAAACCTTATGTTAAAGGATTTAAAATTAAACCTTCACAAAATTATTATTTTAAAGATGTTTATATTTTGGAGCATTAAGGATTTTAATGTTAAAATTCATTCTTTTTCGTATTTTGCAAGCTATTCCTACTTTATTTATTCTCATTACGATTTCTTTTTTCTTAATGAGACTGGCTCCTGGAAGTCCTTTTATGGGAGAAAAAGTATACCCATCAGAAGTTATGGCTAATATTAATGCTAAGTATGGTTTGGATAAACCTCTTATTGTTCAATAT from Campylobacter hepaticus includes:
- a CDS encoding ABC transporter substrate-binding protein, with the protein product MIKKVIYIILLFASVLFAFTIEEKLAKEQNFIYNAGAAPQSLDPAKVEGVPEGVFARSLFETLVISDENDKLIPGVALTWNHSDDYKTWTFNLRKDAKWSNGDNVTAKDFVFAWRRLVDPKTASPYASFLTYMKLLNASAILNGQMSPEALGVEAKDDYTLVLHLEDSVPFADLLTEFYVLSPVPQKLVEKLGDAWSEPKNIVGNGAFKLDSLVLNEEAKLSKNPYYWDVKKVLLDKLTLLQIQNSSVAYTRYRSGKLDVGEFPLELLDSVHKDYAQELNIGPVLCTYFYEFNVKNPPFDNIKVRQALSMALDRNIITDKILRQGQIPAFVFSPPAINAAEFISLPQWSKWDDNKRHKEAIKLLNEAGYNKDNPLNFTLLYNTNEDHKKLAIAASSIWKQNLGSIINIKLQNQEWKTFLSTRHLGQHQMARAGWCSDYDEASSFLNTFLSDSSNNTSGFKNVQYDKAIKQAYKAKTEEQRARFYAQAEEILDQEVPLIPVYFYTKSQLVKPYVKGFKIKPSQNYYFKDVYILEH